A single region of the Nicotiana sylvestris chromosome 6, ASM39365v2, whole genome shotgun sequence genome encodes:
- the LOC104228678 gene encoding diacylglycerol O-acyltransferase 1-like, translating to MTITESPESLTSSSDDNSNLRRRRSGGAKAVEDVTESDSSSAMEASSSSDDVTGDVGDGKFSDGNEIQEEKVENEEQRKATETTPLKYVYRASAPAHRRIKESPLSSAAIFKQSHAGLLNLCVVVLIAVNSRLIIENLMKYGLLIGSGFWFSSTSLRDWPLLLCCLSLPIFPLAAFLVEKLAQKKYMTERVVVTLHIIITTAAILYPVMVILRCDSAFLAGVTLMLFACVVWMKLVSYAHTSYDMRRLAESVDKGENSDINYSYDVSFKSLAYFMVAPTLCYQLSYPRTACIRKGWLTRQLIKLVIFTGFMGFIIEQYINPIVQNSQHPLKGDLLYAIERVLRLSLPNLYVWLCMFYCLFHLWLNILAELLRFGDREFYKDWWNAKTIDEYWRLWNMPVHKWMVRHIYFPCLRNGIPKGVAMLISFFVSAVFHELCIAVPCRLFKFWAFLGIMFQIPLVILTNFLQNKFKNSNVGNMTFWCFFCILGQPMCVLLYYHDVMNRKGTAS from the exons ATGACGATCACGGAGTCGCCGGAGAGTCTTACGTCGTCGAGCGACGATAACAGCAACCTTCGAAGGCGACGTAGCGGTGGTGCTAAAGCTGTGGAGGATGTGACGGAGTCGGATTCCAGCTCCGCGATGGAAGCTTCTAGTAGCTCGGATGACGTAACAGGTGACGTCGGAGATGGCAAGTTCAGTGATGGAAATGAAATTCAGGAGGAGAAGGTTGAGAATGAGGAGCAGAGGAAAGCAACTGAAACGACGCCGTTGAAATATGTTTATAGAGCGTCGGCGCCGGCTCATCGGCGAATCAAGGAAAGTCCTCTCAGCTCCGCTGCCATTTTCAAACAA AGTCATGCAGGCCTACTCAATCTCTGTGTAGTGGTGCTTATTGCCGTAAACAGCAGGCTGATTATCGAAAATTTGATGAAG TATGGCTTGTTAATTGGCTCTGGCTTCTGGTTTAGTTCAACATCATTAAGAGATTGGCCACTTCTGCTGTGTTG TCTTAGTCTCCCCATTTTCCCTCTTGCTGCTTTTCTTGTCGAGAAGCTGGCACAGAAGAAGTATATGACTGAACGT GTAGTTGTCACTCTTCACATAATTATCACAACAGCTGCCATTTTGTATCCAGTTATGGTCATACTCAG GTGTGATTCTGCTTTCCTAGCGGGTGTCACATTGATGCTGTTTGCTTGCGTTGTGTGGATGAAACTGGTTTCTTATGCACATACAAGTTATGATATGAGACGGCTTGCGGAATCTGTGGATAAG GGTGAAAATTCAGATATCAACTACTCTTACGATGTTAGTTTCAAGAGTTTGGCTTACTTCATGGTTGCCCCAACTTTGTGCTATCAG CTTAGCTATCCTCGCACTGCATGCATTCGGAAGGGGTGGCTGACACGCCAACTCATCAAGCTGGTAATTTTTACAGGATTTATGGGATTCATCATTGAACAG TATATTAACCCAATTGTGCAAAACTCACAACATCCATTGAAAGGAGACCTTTTATACGCCATCGAGAGGGTATTGAGGCTTTCACTTCCAAATTTATATGTCTGGCTCTGCATGTTCTACTGCCTCTTTCATCTTTG GCTAAATATACTTGCAGAACTTCTGCGATTTGGGGATCGTGAGTTCTACAAAGATTGGTGGAATGCAAAAACTATTGATGAG TATTGGAGACTCTGGAATATG CCTGTACATAAGTGGATGGTTCGTCACATTTATTTCCCATGCTTAAGGAATGGCATACCTAAG GGGGTTGCGatgttgatttctttctttgtatCTGCTGTTTTCCACGAG CTGTGTATTGCTGTTCCTTGTCGACTATTCAAGTTTTGGGCTTTCCTTGGAATCATGTTTCAG ATTCCGTTGGTCATACTCACGAACTTCTTGCAAAACAAGTTCAAGAACTCAAAT GTGGGCAACATGACATTCTGGTGCTTTTTCTGCATTCTTGGTCAACCAATGTGTGTGCTTCTCTATTATCATGATGTGATGAACAGAAAAGGTACTGCAAGTTAA
- the LOC104228677 gene encoding IQ domain-containing protein IQM1, producing MTVRSNSFKRTHLETIIQSNGVDKMTRKNSINLRNCEPKKLMLETTLSFKNLIQDINISEWNETKTRAASLHEPSILFSPHPVSELDAAAVKLQKVYKSYRTRRNLADCAVVVEELWWKALDFAALKRSSVSFFNGEKPETAVSRWARARTRAAIVGKGLSKDEKAQKLALQHWLEAIDPRHRYGHNLHFYYDVWFESESSQPFFYWLDVGDGKEINLEKCPRTNLQHQCIKYLGPKERESYEVVIQDGKLVYKQSGIFVETVEGSKWIFVLSTTRTLYVGKKKKGVFQHSSFLSGGAITAAGRLVSHGGILEAIWPYSGHYHPTEENFREFIGFLEEHNVDLTNVKRCSVDDDDLSFKVNNEGSNRQPPVHHSVAKESPKRSVSAVNDQTEAKAATTDNDREDIINNKTQSSFSFAKRLSRKWSTGNGPRIGCVRDYPTELQFRALEQVNLSPRVANGGFNIYGPIPSPRPSPKIRLSPRIAHMGLPSPRTPISAAN from the exons ATGACTGTGCGATCGAATAGTTTTAAAAGAACACATTTGGAAACAATAATCCAATCAAATGGTGTCGATAAGATGACACGAAAGAATTCGATAAATTTAAGGAACTGTGAACCGAAGAAGCTGATGCTAGAGACAACTCTATCATTCAAGAATTTGATTCAAGACATAAATATATCAGAATGGAATGAAACTAAGACAAGAGCAGCTTCACTACACGAGCCTTCGATTCTGTTTTCTCCGCATCCTGTTAGCGAGCTCGATGCTGCTGCTGTTAAGCTACAAAAAGTATACAAGAGTTATAGGACGAGAAGAAATCTCGCGGATTGTGCTGTTGTGGTTGAAGAACTATG GTGGAAGGCTTTGGATTTTGCAGCTCTAAAAAGGAGTTCTGTTTCTTTCTTTAACGGGGAGAAACCAGAAACTGCTGTATCGCGGTGGGCTAGAGCGCGTACAAGAGCTGCTATAGTTGGAAAAGGATTGTCAAAAGATGAAAAAGCTCAAAAACTTGCTCTGCAGCATTGGTTAGAAGCT ATTGATCCACGACATCGGTATGGACACAACTTACACTTTTACTATGATGTGTGGTTTGAAAGCGAAAGCTCTCAACCTTTCTTCTACTG GTTGGATGTTGGAGATGGGAAAGAAATCAATCTTGAGAAGTGTCCAAGAACCAATCTGCAGCATCAATGCATCAAATATCTCGGGCCG AAAGAGCGCGAATCGTATGAAGTAGTTATTCAAGATGGGAAACTTGTCTATAAACAAAGTGGTATCTTTGTGGAGACAGTAGAAGGATCAAAGTGGATTTTTGTTCTTAGCACAACAAGAACATTATATgtaggaaaaaagaagaaaggtgTGTTTCAACATTCGAGTTTTCTATCCGGTGGAGCGATTACTGCTGCTGGAAGACTGGTTTCTCATGGTGGTATTTTGGAG GCTATTTGGCCATATAGCGGGCACTATCACCCCACGGAAGAGAACTTCAGGGAATTCATTGGCTTCCTCGAGGAGCACAACGTTGATCTTACAAACGTTAAG AGATGTTCAGTTGATGATGATGATCTTTCGTTTAAAGTTAATAACGAGGGCTCAAATCGCCAACCACCTGTCCATCATTCTGTTGCAAAAGAATCACCCAAGAGAAGCGTTTCTGCTGTAAATGATCAAACTGAGGCGAAAGCAGCCACAACAGACAATGATCGTGAAGACATCATCAATAACAAGACACAATCATCGTTTAGCTTTGCTAAACGTTTATCTCGCAAATGGTCAACAGGAAATGGACCTCGTATTGGCTGTGTTAGGGACTACCCTACAGAATTACAATTCCGAGCACTTGAACAAGTTAACTTGTCACCTCGGGTGGCTAACGGAGGTTTCAACATATATGGTCCGATCCCCTCACCAAGGCCAAGCCCGAAGATTCGGCTTTCTCCTAGGATTGCGCATATGGGATTACCTAGTCCAAGGACACCTATTTCAGCAGCTAACTAA